The nucleotide sequence GCACACGGCATCTGATCCTGAGATCTGTCAGCCGATACGTAGCCCACTGATACACAGAAGCCTGTGGGTTCGAGCGTGTCAACAAACGTTTTGAGGAACTCCAATTAACAGGACGCTTCACTTAGTGTGCTGAAAAAATTCTAACAGGAGAATTCCGTGATATATTAATGCCTTGAGTAGTTTTCAGCAAACAAGAGCGTTATCGCCGGAGTTATAGCTCCGGAGTAAACGTGGCACTCGTTTCTTGCTGGTGAAAACGCGCATGAGTATCGGCAAGTTTCCTAGCTCAGCCGTATAGAAAGCAGAAGTCCCTGATGGTTGCCTAAGATGTGGTCattgaaagaaagaacaaaCTTTGCTGTTATCCCCCCCACAGGACAGATGTATACGCGGACGCCAATGTGCGACTAAAACAACGGCGGATCCATTACAGAAGTTCAGAGAAGGCGACTAGAAGCTCAGATGGGGGTCTCTAGCGATAGGGTCACTGTAAAAGATGGTCCACCAAAAAGTCAGCTCGCGTGGCGTATAGAATCAATGCATATAGAATTGTGTTGGGACTGTactacagggcttgccctcacagtcccgTTTTGTGTGTGTACATTTTTCAACATAGACTCAATAAAGATTAcgccactaaaaaaaaaaaaaaaaaaaacatacaccACTAAAATCGCctttcacgtcgagactgggaggtgtcgcgggttcgaaccccgttaCCGGttatgctgtctgaggttttccctgcgttttccgaagactttcgagacgaatgtcggcacagttccctctgaagtcggcccagcacgcacACCAACCCCCCATATCCCCTCTCCATTTGTCCATGTCTGTATGCtactcatagccgcagttgcgtggcggcgctagcacggaaccgaaggggggaaaaaaagaaccGAAAAGAACGGAAAAGCAGCTCTAAAAAAAAGCCGGACGGTCTGACTGTTCCGAGGAACATAAATCGGTAGCGCATGCAGTGTCTTCCGGATGAGACTATGTCTATATAGACGCCCCACGCTTCTGGGATATTTTCTCCTCATTCCACGTGAACTCGGTACATAAGTGGGTACATCCACAAATACACATTCCACTGCAGTTCCGAACCCTTAATCTCGGGGGAAAAACTCATCATATCCCAacccttccccctctcccgagTACCCTTCCATCCAGATCATGCAGCAACGTATCCGTTACCAACGCAAGCTGTGGAAGCACTTAATAATTGAGTCCCAAACCGCAGATACCCACAGCCTGTATGGTGCTGCATCCGTTGCGGCAGCCGACCGACCACCTTGCATCACAATGGTTGTGACTCCGGAGCCGATACTAATGCGATTATTAGAAGCACCAGCTGTGACCACCACCACTCATTGTTGCCAGGAactcagattttttttctctctctcagtcTCTCCCCCCGCACCCCGCCATCTTGGATGAGTTTTGTTATGCTAAGAACGCCCTTCACCGTGCGGCCGCCAACCGTCAGCTTGCCACACTTAATTACTAAGAGCGCACGCTATATATATAACTTGCATATTGGAAAGAAAAGTAAACGCGTTTGCGGGTTATTAAAGAACGGGCCAATATGAGTTTCCGGGTGTATCGAATGTTGGGTACTTTCTGTTGATGCGATTATTTCGGCATTTTGATTAATGCAGCGAGAGTTCGGTAAAGAAGGCGACAGAAAATATGATGGTTCAACCAATGGCTTCCTGTCAGCACGCGTGGCCAGAGAGCGATTTTAAACAAGTCAGGGTGCGAAACTGAAATCAGTTTCAGTTTTCAATTCTATTCCAGTATTTATGGCTCTTGATGGTTCGGTGGAATTCAGATTCATCGACCACTACAAATGACCTGGCACACGTGATATGGCACTTGAACAGCAGCAGGTGCGCCAAATACGCATACCGCGCACTTGTTATTTATCGTTGACCGCTTGAATTCCAGGTGGTATGAATTTAACCAGTTGGGCCTTAATTTGCGTGCCTAGAGCGTTGATTCACACAGAGAAAAGTAGAGGAAAACACATATGAAGACAAATAAAAACTATAAAACGAAGTATACTAATAAAAGCGTCAACAGCTAAAGAGCGAAATTTAAACAATACATATCGTTGTTTCCACACAACATGCATGAagatgcaagaaaaaaaaagtatttgttTTGAGGTTTCTTGTTAAATTGAATTTTACCGAACGTTGACTTTTGCTACACGTTCACAAAGTTGAGTGGGAACCGAACCATCtccctttttatttcatttttttgctATGCTTTGGTTCGAGTACAACGTTCATAAACGCAAAAGAAAGTAAGGTTTTAATTTCATTCCGCTTCACTAAAAGCAAATTCGAGTCGATATGGGTTTAGGTTCAATACCATAAAGAAGGCATAGTTAAACAATTATTACAAAGTAAATAGTTAAGAATCCGATTATTACAGCTTGCAATTTACCGAAGTACATACTGCAGTTAAGAGTTTTTGTTACATTCTAAACATGTACTCTACGGTATAAGCAGCAGGAACAGCTAGGGAAGAAAAAGTAAACCAACACGAAAACCCCAATACGAGACGAAAGGAGACTGTAGTACGCGACCATGTAACTTAAACTTTCCCCGCTACGAGCGCTGCACTATAGCACTCTTCGAACTATAGCCAATAAAAAGATGAGCGCCTAGCCACTTTTTCATCGCCAATTTTGATAtttcaataaaaaaaaggggggggataAGAAAGCAAAACACACTCGAAGCTGTCATCGACATGTTCGGCATCTAAACAACCAAATCAAACGCAAGACCCACAAATCGTATCAGCTTTCCGAAGACCCAAATCGTTCTCAATAGATCTCCGCACCGTCCATTCTCCAGTCGCTCACAATGGGTCACTACGGGCGGATGAATAGCGCGAGACAGACAGACTGCCCTCTATTGGGAAGCAGGACAAATTCGAGTGCGTTCGCTCACCTGAACCATGCAtaacaaaaagagaaacagacaAAAGTGTACTAGGTTCTCTACTCATCTTTGCGATCAGACACAAACAAGCAAAATAAGAGTGGAACTAATTCTGACAGGGTTCGAGCCGCGGACCCACCAGCGCGGGGTCGAGGGACAAATCTGTGCACGGGTCTTTAGCTCGAAAGCTCATGGAAGGTCGGGACacggctaaaaaaaaaaggaagcggCTTTCATGGGACCGACCGACCTATACGATTGTCCCCGCTGAGTGTGTGGGTGCGTTCAAGCGCAGGAAAAAGCCGACCGATTCGATGTGTTTTATGCGGTGGACGGGATCCAGGACTGCAGCTTTCCAAAcgggatggatggatggatggcgGTTTGGCTTTCACGTCCTCGTAATATGTTTGCCAGTGGAGAGACCACGTGATCAGTTCGGTTATCCGTGaggcagaggtggggagtaaggCGTTACAAAAGTAGTGCATTATCGGTAATGCGtcacattcgagtagtgaaatatgctaacgcattacatttgggagaaaagtaaagagtaacgtcattacatttttactaactaacgcgtaacggcgttatgcgttccTGCGTattcgggaacattgcttcattgtctaaacttgaaagcttgagctgAGGAGCGTGCCTGCGGAATCCGGGAGAATCCCAGAATTTTTCTATTCGTCTCTAACAACGACAAGAAGGTCCCAtcggcacccacgaagaacgcaagaGTAGGATTATTGACCTACACTTGTTGTGATGTCATCTATGTTCACCACCTTCATTTTTctctccctctggtattttttgAACGAATGGGGGagaaagcgacagaaaaatagcctcaaCCCCTTGAACAAGTGACGAAGTACCAAGGGATTTGCTTTTCGGATTTgcactgtgtgagataaaaggtcacgtCACTGCAAAGGACGTCCTCTCAGCCAATAGGATCACAATCACAAATCACAAATGAAAATTTTGGACaccaactacttctgcgttgtaATAAATCCTAtctgtaagttgtgttcatgtgaTCGTTGTTTGTGCCTAACATTGCTTGTATTCATTTTCGGAATGCCCTTGTGTGACTCAACCAGAATGTGGCACATAGTATAACGATtcctggtgaagtaatgcaaaagtaatggcattacttttCAGAAGTAAAGGCGTTAGTAACGTGTTACATACTACTACAACAGCAACGAATAAAGTAACGCGTAACGGTAGTGCTCTacgaaataaaagtaacttccccacctctgCCGTGAGGAgcgcaaaatacaaaaaaaagaacatacaggaaacgaaactcttaggAAGGAGAAAAAAACTCTGCTTCGTCAGGAGAAAGTCGGTGCTATATTCTTACCTTTCTTTCCAGATAAGCAGAGCTTTGCCGAGGGTGGTCAACCTGGTGCTGTTGGAGAAAGAAGACATGTCGAAGTAACGGATATTCATCATTGCTGAAGGTGTTCACTGCACCCTTTCACGTCTTCCGTAGCTGCTCACGCTGCTGTTCTACCAACTATTGCAGCTCCTGTATCACCACTCGATGTGTAGGACTTATGAATCATACGTACAAGACAGCTGATACGTCAAGCAGCTACTCTGGCTGCTTTATGGCACGGTCCCTGCCTGTATACAGTTCTACTGTCACCCTcataaacaataaataaataataaaaaaagacagTGGTCCAAAATGCAAGGCTTGATTTGAACTCACAATTCCTGATTGAATTCACACTTCCTAAGCATTGCACTGCGTTGGCAGGACTTCTCAAACATAATTTTGGTCACTGGCCACTGATGCCGCTGCAGGCAGACCGTATACGTTGCTGAATTTCAGAGGCTAAGTTTCCACGGTAAAGACTTCGCGCCAGGGCCAGGGCACATGACCTCTAGGGCGTGTACCAGAAGCAGTGCCCGGAGCTCGGAACACGAACGACGACGGGCACTTGATTTTCTACCGCCACTGCCAGGGGGATACTTTAAGTACACAGCCGCCAGGTACTGTGATTCCTTCTGTCAACGACAACACTGAAATGACTTTCAGCGCTCCAAGTGGTGACTTTAGGCACTCTTTGCTGGCAAGCCACGGCCATGGCAAAGAAGACGGGAACGCTGAACATGGTGCTGGCGGCCAGCGACAATCATGGCACTACTCAATGAGGCATTGCGACGCACGCCAAAGAATCGACAACGAATCACGTAACAAACAATTATTAATCATTTATATTACAACGTCTCATACACAATGCAAATATTATGGTTCCCAGACATTGATGAGTGTGAGATCTGGTGAGGGAGAGCTACCTTACCCTAATTTGTCGCATCATTTTCATCGTGCTCATCGAGCATATCAAATACCCAGTCTTGCAAATATATACGCAACACTAATGCCCCATACGACCACCTATACCGTACGGTTAAGTAGATATGCATACCTTGTTGCTCTTCTCTATCTATTCTGGAGAATCGCACCAGACGGCTCAGACTTCCCCATAACCTCTCCGTTATTCTCGCAAAGCAAACTTGTGCGAAATTAGTCCGGAACACACGTACGACTCAAACCTACTATAATAGCGCGTGTAATAAATATCACTGACAAGCGATTTGTTACACGACTGGCTAACACGTCGACTCAGTAGTTGTGTTCCAATACAGTTCTATGTCAAGTTCATCCGCTATACAAACGTGAAGGCGCCGTTTGACGAAATAATGGCCCCGGCGACCGATGTCGTATACCAGGGGACGAATTTAAAAGGCACCGTCTGGAGCCGATGACTGGTTTTAAGAATGAGGGCGTTGCTCAACGGTGATCTCCGTGTAAATGGCCGCATATCACACGTGGTATATGTATCAAAACCGGAATCACATGTGTACGTACGAAGTGTGCTTTGACTCTGAACCATGGGCTGGCGAATCTTCTGCGAAAGCCAAAGGGGTTATGCCACCAGGATTATGAGGCCTGAAGACTGTTTTGGGAATTGCTGAAACGTTTTCCGATCTCTGCCTTCGATGCTTCGAGGAGGTGAACACTGAGGAAGTTGCAGATAACGACGTTCATGTCTCGAGTTTTCGAAGGCAAAGTACAGACTTTATAATGACCCGTGAACTTCGAACACCACGTGCTGCAACCGTGTCTGACGGTAACGTCGCGGCATCCGCGCGGAAAGCCGCACCGCCGCCAGCACTAGTGTTCACGGCAATGGTAGCTgctgcagtggcgtagccacgggggggctagggggggctcgagccccccctacctgccacggaccgacccacacaaatcgtgcaaatccgagaacataatatatggggggggggggggaccagtgtgactatcgcgaaagttcttgcagttcatggcgtctatctaagaagcactcttgaatggttttcaaagtatgagcttttcaaaatacttccaatctcgtgacaccacttcattggtcatgacagcctatacatgtaatcgtactgtgaacgtctaaatcaactattttcgttccctttttttttatcctcagtttgcagtgtgcacaagtatgcgtgtgttgtcgacacaggatcagcgggggggggggggggagagttttcgtatcgagccccccctacctttgaggtctggctacgccactgagctgCTGCTGTCTACGCAGCCAAAGGTACGATGCACTGCCAAATGTACGAttttgcggggggggggaggggttgaACTCCCCCcacctctggctacgccactgcgaGATCATCTGGCAGATCTGGAGCGAGCATCTGAATCGACTACAGAGCAACGAAATTCGTCACCGAGGGACCGAATCTGCAGATCCTGTCGGTCGAAAGACGTCGCTCACATCCGGCAAACTCAGCGACTCCGCCCAACGCTCGCTTTCGCTCGGCCTCGCAAGATCCGGAACGTGAAGACAGAGGATACGTTGGGCTTAAAGTATCAcgctgggcctgttggtacttAGATATTCtcaataaaagcgctaaaaacatgACAAGGACACACGTTATAACCACGCAGACACACAGAGagcacttcagcaacaaacttATCGCATGCAAGAACAGAGGGAGAGCGAGATTTGGGAGGTGTTTTGGAAAACAGAGGGCAGAAATGGGTGCGTGCTCTGCGGTTGGGGAAGGAAAGGATACGGCCCTTCTGGATACAAGGATGTGAGCCAACGCGTGCAATCAATTGATGTTGTAAGTGCGCTCGGTGTGTCTGCGGggctttaaagggaccatgaagcGATCCTCAAAACATCTGTAAACATGTGTATAATGCCCTCGTCACACAGGCTAATTTCGTGTCATTTTCGTCAAGTGCCTCTTCCCAAGCGACTGCCACTTTCACCGCATGCTTGCTACACGAcctaagtaagtgtcactaaacTATGATGGCAATGTTGATAGATGACAATGAAGATATTGTGGTTGCCAGGACCTTTTGCTTTTCTTCAGTATGATTACCTGTAACTCAAAACCTGCCGTCGAGGTTACGCACTCGGTCCGCccaagtgaagtgagtttggggagcTCGccaaatcgttagtgcacttccTGCAGAGTGTCACTAAATGATGCCGTGTGACAGCGCACGAATGACGGTGAAAGGACACTAAATTACTCCTTATGACAGGGAAAAAATGCGTTCCTGGCCATTCATTCAACATACATTCAACATGCGGAGTATTTTAACCAAACATAAAATAACGGAGACACTATAACTGAAAACCACGACCGAAAAAAATGCGACTGCTGCGACCCGACTGTTGCCGGCACGGCAGATTAACTAGATGTGACGTCAGGAGCAGGTTACCTTCCCCACTGGCGGACTGGCTTGGTGGAACCTTGGAGTGAGCAAATGACGTCAGGCGTCTTGTGGGGGGGAGGTGTCGGGCGATCGACGCTATTTTTGCGCGTGGACTGTGCCCGCGTTGAATGCAATATGGCAAAAATCGGACACATTTCTGATAAAAGCCATCCTCGCGGGCCATTCACACTGGGAACTCAGGTTTTCCGGGCAGCTCTTCATGATCCCTTTAATGCGTGCCGTCGTGGtgcttttagcgcttttattgaTAAGACTCGTCGGAGTTCCGGCTGAATCCCAACTTTTTCAGAAAGCAAGCAGGACCGTTACATCGCGGAACAGTAGTCGTCAGTCAGTAGTAGTAAGTCGATCTGAAACGACCAGAAAAACACGCGATTCCGATACGGATCGGCCGGCAAAAAGCCGTCGCTCCGGATCAACCAGTCGAGTTCGTCATTAATCTCTTCGTGTTGGAAATCACTAATCATGCCGTAAAAACACTCGTCGGAGAAGACGTACTTAGATCACATTTGCACGTATTTAAAGCCAACACGTGAAATATGCGTGTTACCAAAGATGCGGAGCAATGTTGCCCATCTGCCCGGCGCACTTCCAATGTGCTGACTACATTCCCGCAGGCGGAGATATATCTCTGTGTCCGTGACATTATAGCTTTTATGTTGTCTCGGAATATAGTTATGTAATATGCGGTCCAGAGCGATGTTGATGGTTGAGTATGTTCAACTGCTTCACAATTTACACCTACATTGCTGTATAGACACTCTAATATAAAAATACCGCAGCTTTCGAGCGTATAGCTGTACAGGCAATAGGGCCCGACGGAATGTTGCTTCAATGCTGCGACTAGTCTTTCTTCCTCTGTTGTAGAAGGCGCTTATTGGTCGCCTCCCAGTAGTAAAGCACCTGAAATAGGAAGAGAAATCTCGATAACGTTTCGTTGCACACGGAAAGTGGACGGAAACATGGGAAAccatgggaaaacatggggtCGAATGCGGAAACGCATCTATATGAAACAGATACCAGTATGTTCGACGTCGGCCGAGAATCTCTCGGCTAAATTtctcgtccgaaaagtgcttagatattaaataaacgaattttaaaggcTCGGCAGGTCTAAAACCGAAAGGGGCATCCAGTGACGCGGTTATAAAATTAAATTGTAAGTTATGGATTgcgaatttaattgaaatattttgcacggtgactCTGATCATCATAAAAAGCACGTGATagcgtctttctttttctgtttaaATGTATATAAAGTAAAGCAGCAGACAGGCAGGTTATGTTGGCGGCatagtttaacagcttgttgcttgtaaacccagcacaaGTTATACATGTGACAGGGAAGGTtaagtatttttaatttgctagtgaaattgcggtaaaacggctcggggcgacgtctggtgggaaataatccccaatttgtcgagcaacagtgatctatgttcccgactggcttgcatgctcatgatgactacgtagccgacacgtagccgacacgtagcaGACTTCTTTTGTTTTGGACACTGTGTtatatgcgcatgcaatgtaggtttgccgccgtacttggcgagcaatgcgcagttggtctcgacttcgacacagtgttgctcgTAATTTTCAGTTTtaagtttctaaaaaaaaaaaaaaactatgagcgcAAATGGAACGAAAATTGGAACGCAAGAGCAATGAGGACTCAGGTTATCGAATAAGCTtgattcacatgacgtcatccgcaggagagcgCCACTGTAGCTAGCAGATTTGCCGCCATAAGGTAGTCCTCAGGTTCTGAGTGTCCATGCCTCCATCCACCATAGGATTCACAGTACGTTTGCTGTTTCAAAGTTACTATACTGTGTGAATATTTGCGCCACAATCCAAGTGTTTTCTATGTTTTCAAcgttaatagacctctacccgagaaacgtcatcgtgacattggtagacagactgaaaccgaaacaaatcggaagcggagggctgggttccacgaatgagcacttATTCGCTgtctcctactgaaagaaaagtagggccgaaggtcgcgtccctttcagggaccaccgtaatcccctcaagaccgtagctttcgggcgcgaccttgttcgcccctagcttccagcatagttcaactctaccaaattggtggcgctgtcgaacactatgacgtcatttgtttacaaacacggAGAGGCCCATAGTCCCCAAATAGCATATGGCagggaacgaaaaccggaaccaaacttcgagggacctacattATGGCGGCGATGTCGCCTTTTCGAAGCTAGTGGCCACTGGaggggtgacgtcagtgaataaactatGTATGGgtaaattttctgagattgcagctctgctgctttacagtacctaaAAGCGGTGAAATTAAAGCGTAATGCAAGCTCTGTTTCGAAAAACGACGAATGCAACCGAAAATTGCAGGAAGTATAGAAACAGCTGTGAAATTTGTTCGTGGGCACCAGTACATAACCTCACGATCATTACCCAGGTACGTCCGCTAGGAGGAGCTGAATTACGTTTTCCCCTAGTCATCCTACTACTTGCCTGAGTGAAAAGGGTGCAGTTCGCACCGGCGGCGAGAGCGAAGGTGGCTACCATCAACGGATCTCCAGTCTCGGTGAGCGATGTGAATATCCTAGCCAGAGCACCGCCAAACAGCAGCCCCGCTGTAATGGCAGACAACTGACCCGTGTGACCTTGCCGATAGTTCCGCCACGCCTGCATCAACTATTAAAAACAGCCAAGAGATATTGATTAAACTAcatattattatatataatatcaATAAATATTCTCTCAGGACGACGTATCTATGGTCGTGTCCATCCTAAGAACGGTATGTTTAAGCCCCGCCCTATACGTTTGTCCCTATTGGCTGCAATAGCTAGTCGCACCACTCAATGTAGCGAGCAGCGACAAATAGTGCGCCGACACAGAAACTAAAGAAGCGCTATAGGCTGCACCATGGTGGCGCAGGAGTATAACTTCTCCAGAGCTGTTATGGTCGATGGACCACATTTCCTGCCGttcttacactctaaaaacatagcttcaccgcataacacgctcctagccaaccatcatcccgagtaaCATCGTTCTTccctctgatttgctgaaaacgggggcgtacgccatttttgtagcATTCTGCAGTTCATAAGAGACcactccctgtttgtaaacaaatgacgtcatagtgttcgacagcgccaccaatttggtagagttgaactacacttGAAGCTAGGGACGAAGAAGGTCGCGCTCGAAAGACAcaatcttgaggggattacgatggtccctgaaagggaagcgaccttcggtcctacttttctttcagtaaggggcagcgaacaagtgcccattcatggaacccagtcctccacttccgatttgtttcggtttcagtctgtctaccaacgtcatgatgacgtttctcgtgtAGAGGTTtagtgccacaaaaatggcatacgcccctggttttcagcaaatcaaagGAGAGAACGTTTTCATTCggggttatggttggctaggagcgtgctatgcggtgaagctctattTATAGAGTGTAGGTGCAGCACGGGCACGTCTGCGTCCTCAGCCGAGTTTGAACCCGAAACCTTGGGATCACATAGCGTGCAGGTTAGTAGCTCATCCAGCAGGTGTGCCTATTAGTGCAGTTCAGCAAGGACCCTCCCAGCAGCAACCCTTAACTCTCACCTTCCCGAAGATGACAATGGGGACGCTCGCAACTTGCGCGGCAGCGAGAAGTGGCATTGGCGCTACACCTGACGACAGTATCGACGTCAGACCGATGTATGCCGCGAAGAAGGCCCACGCACGACCCTGCTGGCCGCGGAACTGCAACACCAGCATCGCAATGAGGGCCGTCTCGAAGGCCAAAAACAGGCCCTCGCCCCAGGCACTGGAAGAAAACGGTACTCCACATGTAAAGAGATAAAGTCGTCCCCAGAGGGATAGGGCCAGCGTCTGTGGATCAGCTGGAAAAagtatcccgttatactgcATTCGAAGGTTGCGGGGTCGGACCTGGTCCGAAGCTCGGTAACATGGCACAAATAGCGTAGGCATGACCTTTTATGGGGACGTTAAGGTACCCTGTGTTCAAAACCTTCTTGTGGGACGCGACAATGAAAAGGCGAAACTTGAGAAAGGTgcaagcaactgcggctatgagtgACCGACAGCTGACAGAGTgtccgtcctgggccgacttcaggggaaaccgTGGTGCCGCCTGTTGGAAACAATCTGCCTGATAACTTCAGACAGTATAGCCGGCACTGGAATTCGATCGCGATGCCATTCGTTGTCCGATAACGTCTCGCGCAAGTATAGCGTTCTATGGAGATATATGACCTATATCCGCCGGCCAAAAGCAGACAAGAATCAAGTCAATCCAAATCAATCAACATCTCAGACAGTCTTCGTTCCAGGTAGAATATTTCTAGCCGAACGGCGTAACAGTTTAATGTCTCTGTATCGGTGGTTTCAACGGGACAATGCTACTTTAAAAGCCACG is from Ornithodoros turicata isolate Travis chromosome 8, ASM3712646v1, whole genome shotgun sequence and encodes:
- the LOC135367204 gene encoding mannose-P-dolichol utilization defect 1 protein-like isoform X1; translated protein: MNQTIKQVLELLFPGKCYNEVFVEHNFFDPGCLKIALSKTLGYGIIVGSTLVKVPQIVKLWKAQSAEGISLASVLLELGGITATTAYSFANRYPFSAWGEGLFLAFETALIAMLVLQFRGQQGRAWAFFAAYIGLTSILSSGVAPMPLLAAAQVASVPIVIFGKLMQAWRNYRQGHTGQLSAITAGLLFGGALARIFTSLTETGDPLMVATFALAAGANCTLFTQVLYYWEATNKRLLQQRKKD
- the LOC135367204 gene encoding mannose-P-dolichol utilization defect 1 protein-like isoform X2, with protein sequence MMSEAGCLKIALSKTLGYGIIVGSTLVKVPQIVKLWKAQSAEGISLASVLLELGGITATTAYSFANRYPFSAWGEGLFLAFETALIAMLVLQFRGQQGRAWAFFAAYIGLTSILSSGVAPMPLLAAAQVASVPIVIFGKLMQAWRNYRQGHTGQLSAITAGLLFGGALARIFTSLTETGDPLMVATFALAAGANCTLFTQVLYYWEATNKRLLQQRKKD